The following proteins are co-located in the Solenopsis invicta isolate M01_SB chromosome 7, UNIL_Sinv_3.0, whole genome shotgun sequence genome:
- the LOC105199930 gene encoding LOW QUALITY PROTEIN: protein BCCIP homolog (The sequence of the model RefSeq protein was modified relative to this genomic sequence to represent the inferred CDS: deleted 2 bases in 1 codon): protein MPMFNELDTYVMIEHTNIGVFVHSERKHKKAITEKSWPVRSPSINASREREFSGSRKRERKVDSPSMRVRVVGNASTSPGRRRRCTTESGGPENIHSAEHLRGINARTERSADVSDITAQARMKEKYSATFSLSFSLYSNLLLLLIAIAAVVGNRSYKFQDSHVAMAAPVKKREIQQKLGDDDEKHVSSDSEDEEYKIANEQGMEFQVDFEGRNPQDSDYDGIKTLLKQLFLKAHIDLGGLTDLIISQNYVGSVVKQSAEIDESDDDDNDDINDVFGITTVINVSNKQDILCIQQLRHILKQLAEEHATDAVNTMIKSILENDAAQLGLLINERFVNIPAKISVPLLENLISELKRANSKNMPFNFSYYILICKLYKSEDKKAGKKKGKNKKADSEPSMLWSNPEEEIFAEEAIVSFEFSVEEEADSGLSGTWTETDDEMIPYRRVLLFEASKLQSIFDKIQNQFS from the exons ATGCCCATGTTCAACGAATTGGATACGTACGTAATGATCGAGCACACGAACATTGGAGTGTTCGTGCACTCGGAGCGAAAGCATAAAAAAGCGATTACTGAAAAATCTTGG CCCGTTCGGAGCCCGTCGATAAACGCCTCGCGGGAGCGAGAGTTCTCG GGAAGCAGGAAACGAGAACGTAAAGTAGACAGTCCAAG TATGCGTGTACGTGTTGTGGGGAATGCGAGTACATCGCCAGGACGACGGAGGAGGTGTACGACGGAGAGCGGCGGTCCAGAGAACATCCATTCAGCCGAACATCTAAGAGG AATCAATGCGCGAACCGAACGTTCGGCAGACGTCAGTGACATCACTGCGCAAGCGCGGATGAAAGAGAAATACAGCgccacattctctctctctttctctctctattctAACCTTTTATTGCTGTTGATTGCTATAGCAGCTGTAGTCGGTAATCGTTCATACAAATTTCAAGATTCGCACGTTGCGATGGCTGCTCCGGTGAAGAAACGTGAGATTCAACAAAAGTTAGGCGACGATGACGAAAAGCATGTATCGTCCGACAGCGAAGATGAGGAATATAAGATTGCGAACGAACAG ggAATGGAGTTCCAAGTGGATTTTGAAGGCCGTAATCCACAAGATTCAGACTATGATGGAATTAAAACGTTACTGAAACAACTTTTCCTCAAAGCACACATTGATTTGGGTGGATTAacagatttaataatatcacaaaattatgtAGGATCGGTTGTTAAACAATCTGCAGAAATAGATGAATCCGACGATGACGATAATGATGATATTAATGATGTATTTGGTATTACAACAGTCATTAATGTCTCTAATAAACAg gACATTTTGTGTATACAACAACTTAGACATATACTGAAACAGTTAGCAGAGGAGCATGCAACTGATGCAGTCAACactatgataaaaagtatattggAGAACGACGCAGCACAATTGGGTTTGCTCATTAATGAAAGATTTGTCAACATTCCTGCCAAGATTTCTGTGCCACTTCTTGAAAATCTAATTTCCGAACTCAAACGTGCCAATAGCAAAAATATGCCattcaatttttcttattacataCTTATATGTAAATTGTACAAGTCAGAAGATAAAAAAGCCGGGAAAAAGAAAGGCAAGAACAAAAAAGCTGACAGTGAACCATCGATGCTGTGGAGTAATCCAGAGGAGGAGATATTTGCGGAAGAGGCAATTGTTAGTTTCGAATTTTCCGTGGAGGAAGAAGCGGACAGTGGTTTATCCGGAACGTGGACCGAAACGGACGATGAGATGATACCTTACAGACGAGTATTACTTTTTGAAGCTTCGAAGCTGCAATccatatttgataaaatacaaaatcagttttcttaa